One Curtobacterium sp. MCLR17_032 genomic window carries:
- the allB gene encoding allantoinase AllB, producing the protein MTDLQTAAVADTVLPADLVLRAHRTWVDGAFRPAAVVVRDGRVASVEPIDADVVADRDETVPDAHVLLPGLVDTHVHVNEPGRTEWEGFASATRAAALGGVTTIIDMPLNSIPATVDVPSLQVKRASATGRVAVDVGFWGGAVPDNAGALADLHAAGVFGFKCFTAPSGVDEFPHLDPTQLRAAIAEVAALDALLIVHAEDPDHLVDHDALGVRYQDFLDTRPVQAERSAIARVIDGARETGARVHVLHLSDAGALPMIRAAKDDGVRLTVETCPHYLAFESGSIPDGATAYKCCPPIRDDANRDALWAGLLDGTIDMVVSDHSPSTADLKVDDWGLAWGGIAGLQVGFRALWTEAARRGLPLDALLPAVTTGPAALAGFADRGRIVPGALAHFAVFDPDAQATIDVDALAHRNRVSAFDGLQVRGRVTQTWLRGQRITGTTDGTTTVDLVAGELVDRG; encoded by the coding sequence ATGACGGACCTCCAGACGGCCGCCGTCGCCGACACGGTCCTGCCCGCCGACCTCGTCCTGCGTGCCCACCGGACCTGGGTCGACGGCGCCTTCCGGCCCGCCGCCGTCGTGGTCCGCGACGGACGGGTGGCGTCCGTCGAGCCGATCGACGCCGACGTCGTCGCCGACCGTGACGAGACCGTCCCTGACGCCCACGTCCTGCTGCCCGGACTCGTCGACACCCACGTCCACGTGAACGAGCCCGGACGTACCGAGTGGGAGGGCTTCGCATCCGCCACCCGTGCGGCGGCGCTCGGCGGGGTGACGACGATCATCGACATGCCGCTCAACTCGATCCCGGCCACCGTCGACGTCCCCTCGCTGCAGGTCAAGCGCGCGAGTGCCACCGGACGCGTCGCGGTCGACGTCGGGTTCTGGGGCGGAGCCGTCCCCGACAACGCGGGTGCCCTCGCCGACCTGCACGCCGCCGGGGTCTTCGGTTTCAAGTGCTTCACCGCGCCGTCCGGCGTCGACGAGTTCCCGCACCTCGACCCGACGCAGCTGCGTGCCGCGATCGCCGAGGTCGCCGCACTCGACGCGCTCCTCATCGTCCACGCCGAAGACCCGGACCACCTCGTCGACCACGACGCACTGGGGGTCCGGTACCAGGACTTCCTCGACACCCGACCCGTCCAGGCCGAGCGGTCCGCCATCGCCCGCGTGATCGACGGTGCGCGGGAGACCGGTGCCCGGGTGCACGTCCTCCACCTCTCCGACGCCGGTGCGCTCCCGATGATCCGCGCCGCGAAGGACGACGGCGTCCGCCTCACCGTCGAGACGTGCCCGCACTACCTGGCCTTCGAGTCCGGGTCGATCCCCGACGGTGCCACGGCGTACAAGTGCTGCCCGCCGATCCGCGACGACGCCAACCGCGACGCCCTCTGGGCCGGGCTGCTCGACGGCACGATCGACATGGTCGTCTCGGACCACTCGCCCTCGACCGCCGACCTGAAGGTCGACGACTGGGGGCTCGCGTGGGGCGGCATCGCCGGCCTGCAGGTCGGGTTCCGTGCGCTGTGGACCGAGGCCGCGCGTCGCGGACTGCCCCTCGACGCCCTCCTGCCCGCCGTGACGACCGGGCCGGCGGCGCTCGCCGGGTTCGCCGACCGCGGCCGGATCGTGCCGGGGGCGCTGGCGCACTTCGCCGTGTTCGACCCCGACGCCCAGGCCACGATCGACGTCGACGCGCTGGCGCACCGGAACCGGGTGTCCGCGTTCGACGGGCTACAGGTCCGCGGCCGGGTGACGCAGACATGGTTGCGTGGGCAGCGCATCACCGGCACCACCGACGGCACCACGACGGTCGACCTCGTCGCCGGAGAGCTGGTCGACCGTGGCTGA
- a CDS encoding aspartate/glutamate racemase family protein produces the protein MRIRVVNPNTTASMTAAIGRAAAAVAGPGTVIEAVQPSMGPASIESHYEEALAVPGLLEQVLAGEQAGVDATVVACFGDPGIDAAREIARGPVIGIAEGAFRTAAMLGRRFGVVTTLERTTGRARELAERYGCASLLTEVRACEVPVLQLDDPSSGARELVVDECRRVIANGADAVVLGCAGMAEFCASVSDEIGAPVVDGVSAATLLAETLVRLGLTTGKHGEYAAPPPKRFTGVLASFELDAARAMVGADA, from the coding sequence ATGCGCATCCGCGTCGTCAACCCCAACACCACCGCGTCGATGACGGCGGCCATCGGTCGTGCCGCGGCCGCGGTCGCCGGACCGGGAACGGTCATCGAAGCCGTGCAGCCCAGCATGGGTCCGGCGTCGATCGAGAGCCACTACGAGGAAGCGCTGGCCGTGCCGGGGCTCCTCGAACAGGTGCTGGCGGGGGAGCAGGCTGGCGTGGACGCCACCGTCGTCGCCTGCTTCGGTGATCCGGGGATCGACGCTGCGCGGGAGATCGCCCGTGGCCCGGTGATCGGCATCGCCGAAGGGGCGTTCCGCACCGCCGCGATGCTCGGTCGGCGGTTCGGCGTCGTGACCACGCTCGAGCGGACGACCGGTCGTGCGCGGGAACTGGCCGAGCGCTACGGCTGCGCGTCCCTGCTGACCGAGGTCCGGGCGTGCGAGGTGCCCGTGCTGCAGCTCGACGACCCGTCCTCGGGCGCCCGCGAGCTCGTCGTCGACGAGTGCCGTCGGGTGATCGCGAACGGTGCCGACGCCGTGGTGCTCGGCTGCGCCGGGATGGCCGAGTTCTGCGCTTCAGTGTCCGACGAGATCGGTGCACCGGTCGTCGACGGGGTCAGCGCCGCGACCCTCCTGGCCGAGACGCTCGTCCGACTCGGACTGACCACCGGCAAGCACGGCGAGTACGCCGCGCCGCCGCCCAAGCGGTTCACGGGGGTGCTCGCCTCCTTCGAGCTCGACGCTGCCCGCGCGATGGTCGGGGCGGACGCATGA